AGATCAGTGATGTGTGGGGATCCACACCTCACAAAGTAGTGGACCGACCAAACCCCACAGGGCATGTGTACACAGTAATCCCACTTAACGATGATGGGCAAGCGAAGACACTGAACAGAAGAGACCTGTTAGAAGCACAGTCCTGGGCTGTGCCAGATGTACGAGACGTTCAGCAGGATGTAGTCCCACAACGGGATCAGTCGGTGCATTCTTTCATCAACACCCCTACCTTGACAGAAGAGTCTGATGGTGATGATGTGCTTATTTACCAGCAGTGTGCAGGTGAATCCACGAACCTGATGTCAGCAGCTACTGTTCCGGAAAAAGCAGGGGAGCACCAAACTATATCACCAGATCTTGCTGGGAATGTTCCGGAAAAAGCAGGGGAGCTCCAAACCATATCGTCAGATCTCACGGGGAATATTTCAGTAGAATGTTCGCCGGTTCAACCACCTCAAGCCATGGCGACTCCATTAGTAGAGCCAACAGTCACGTTAGTAACTGAACCAGTTATACAACCATGTGAAGAAGTTGTGCTGAGACGTTCTACCCGTTCCACAGCTGGACACCATTCTAACCCGCACCATGAACCTAAACCTGTTGTTCAGTCTGAGATACCAGTCGAGACTACACCAGCAGCCCCAGTGATTGATCCTCGAGTCCTGGCAGAGATGTCGAAGACCCAACTGCTACTTGCGCAGATGATGGCTGGAGTGTCAATGAACAATGTTTAATTTGGTAGCTAAAATAGGTATTTACCTTTGTTTAATTTAGTTATTATTGTGTTAACATATTTTGCGTATTTACTTATTTCTTTTTGAGTTGTCGGGACATCAACTGTTAAGCAGGGGAGTATGTGACAGGCCATTTGCATACAGCCCCTTGCTTGCAAACAGAGCGCCCTCATTTGCCCATCAGTAAGATAAACAAAGCCACTCTTGCAATCCACATTCCTTAAGACCCCACACTGGACCTTATTCACAACATAAAGATTGTACAGTTAACATCTCTGTGTCTATTGCAATTCTACTATTAAAGTTTCATCAAAGTCAGTTGAGTTTCATCCATAAAAGTCATCTTACCTCCACTGGTTAGACAACCATCTAGGCTAGGGTGagtgtttacttgttttgtatTCTTAAAGATTTCTATTAAGTGCTATTCATAAATTCATATTTGTTAATCAGTTATTTTACTTTCATTGATACTTTCATCAGAAGTTCAATGAAGGCTCTCGACCGAAGAAGAGGTAATGAGGCGAGAAACCTGTCGATGAGTGTGGTGTGGTGTTGTAAGCATAGATTAGCTCTGGTAGGTGTTCTGGCCATCGTCGCTTCTGGTTCGGGGAAAGTGTGCGAAGTCGATCATGCATGGTGCGATTAAATCTTTCACACTGCCCATTACCTTCTGGGTGGTAGGGTGTGGTTCGTGACTTAGAAATCCCGTACATCTCACAAAGTTCTTGAATGACTTTACCCTCGAAACGCCGTCCCTGGTCACTGTGCAGCCGTTGGGGCACACCATAGCGAACAAACCAGTCACGAACAAGAACACGGGCAACCGTCCTTGCCTTCTGATCTCTGCACGGCACTGCTTGCGTGAACTTTGTGAAAACATCTGTGAGTAGAAGAACGTTCTCGATATTGTTGGTGCCAGGTTCAAGGACTGTAAAGTCCATAGCGAGGACTTCCAGGGGCTTTTTCGCGATCAGGGAACTCATGGTGGGATGGAGCTTCCTACCAGCTTTCGCCAAGGTGCATCTCTGACAATTCTTGCAATGAGATTCGATGTCCGTGAACATTCCAGGCCAGTAACATCTTGTCTGTGCAAGCTTCGATGCCTCTCCACACCTTGGTGTCCAGCCTCATCGTGAAGAGCCTGAAGCACCTTTTGTCTCAGGGCACTAGGAAGGAGAAGCTGATATACGGTAGTCCCATTCTCGACTTTCTGCTTAAAGAGTACATCGTTCTGTTCTGTGAGGCGATCCCACAAGCGGAGCAGTTTACGAGTAGTACTTGTCTCTCATCAGGTGACGAAGAGATGGTTTCTGTTTATGTCCCCAGTAGTACCGTAGTCGACCGATGTCGTCATCTGCCCGCTGCATGGCTGCCATGTCTTCATTAGGAATTGATGGGATCGTGGACATTGCTGTATACAAGGTTGCATCAGTGCTATTTCGGACTTCACTCAAGCCGACTTCTCTGATGCTGTTCCGTATGGCTGATTTTAAGTTGTTGGGGACAGGTGTCATGCCTGGCTTCAGGCATAGTGGTGCTGCCGTGGTGGTTTCTTCAAACCGTACCGTCTTAGGTTCACTGCCGTGTTCCGTCTTTCGGCTCAAGGCATCAGCATTGGTGTTGTTGCGTCCCGGCTTATATTTAATGCTAAACCGGAACTGTGCCAACACGGCAGCCCATCTCGTCTCGATTGCGCCCAATTTGGAATTGGTCTGGAGGTAGCTCAGAGGATTGTTGTCAGTATAGACGACAAAGTCAGCTCCTAGCAGGATGTCGCGGAACTTCACAGTTATAGCCCACCGCAGTGCCAATAACTCCAGCTTCATGCTGCTGTAGTTATCCATGTTCCGTTCGCTCCCACGAAGGCCTCTACTAGCGTATCCTAGAACTACGCAACCCGTTTCCTGTTTTTGGGACAGAACAGCACCAAGACCAAGATGACTTAGTATTTATATGGAAATTGCTTATTGTATCTTTTCAGGGTTTTTGTAACACCATTAAAGAACAAGGACACTGAACGGCATTTTGTCAAGAACATGTTATTTCAGTCTGTCACATTACAATCACCAATTAATCACAGTGAAATAAAAGCAATGATGGTGAATCAATCACTTGTTATCACAATGGCATGTTCTCtaatttattaaatattatagAGAAATCAACCAAATTATTAAAACCCATTTATTTACTTTGTCAGCAgatttgtcctacaaaaatagCACTGACAGCTCTGTTTTACCAAACGAAAATTACCAAGTTAAGATTAAAATGCATacgaagtacatgtactgtattttCATACCATAAAGAAAcacatacaatacatgcaaTTTATACCGAGAGTCTTTTATCCTATGACCCATGCACATTACATTATGTTTACGCTCATAGAACACGAGAGGgcctactatcattattttcatgacttaCAGAAAACATCATTACAAAAACAGCGATTTTACCTAGTTTTATCCCCCTGTTTCACATGTCACTAACTCAGAAAATGCCAGAGTCCCTTATGTCTGGGACCATTTATTATTTAGGTAAAAGAACATTTgataaaagtacaaaataatctTACCTAAAAATAGTGAGCGGTGCACAGCAACGACAAGGGAGGCAACGTGGGAGCGAGTGACACTATCCACGCTGTCAACCCTTGAGGGCGCTGGTCACCGCTACCGCTTGCCATCGCTAACCTCCGCTCAATATTATGACGCACCTGACTTGGTCCCACATTTGTATTCCTTTTACAGTCCCAGCTCTCTGAAAATCTTCCACGATTTAAAGTGACGGGGAGACTCGAGCCTGGACGACTACATAGGGCGACTACTGTTGAAGTCGGGACtgttgattgcttagtcgagtcgcaaCTAACTTTTTTCAACTAATAGGTTATCGTGCCACAGCATAGTcgtaactacatgtacctgcttGTAAACCAATAGCACTCCGCACTAAATGCTAAAACCAAGTTTAGTACATGGATCTCAGACAAACGTACAAAACTTTACTAACAACATATGTGTAATATTCGGGAATAACTGGAGAGTATTCGAGACAAGATGTCTGCCTTCATGAGCATGTTTACATGTGCTTTAATATgaacacttgagggcgctataacaataGTGCGGAGGCATTATCCTACATCTCCCCCTAAGTACAGATTGGTGTACTTTAATTCCCAAAAATATTCAACAAagtccaatagtgtccatgaaAAGATCTCTAGAGTCCATGAATCATGTACAAATTAATGTTAACGCTTAAACAACtttgataattttaaaaaccaaaacagtaaACAGAATTTTTAGGAAACAAGACAACTGGAGTAACAACTTCTAAAAATTCTGCATGTTTTTTATGCAGAGTGATGCATAAACTTTCCAACTCTCAATTTTTTAGCCTGCAATGTCTTTCAATGCAGCTATTTGCTTTTTTGggaaagttttttgttttgtttataaatcaaGGTGGTTAGGCGGCTTCACTAAACGTCCTGATTGGGTTGTCATCACCGAGTGGAGTACTCGGTGGTGGGGAAAACGACGGAGATTGTTTCTCTGGAGAAGTGGATGGAGGAAACTGCTGCATTGGAGTAGGAAGTACTGTCTGCGTTGTTACATCAGAGGGTGGAGACAGTAGTGCATCTGGGTCGGGTGGTTGAGGGGTGTGGTCTGGTGTGGTGACGAGAGCTGATCGATTGCGACGAACTGCGCCAAGATTGGTTTCAACAATGTAAGAACGTGGCTGGGATGATTTAGCGAGGATGGTCTCTTGGCGGTTCTGGTCTCGGATCCAAACTGAGTCACCAGGGTGTAGTGTTGTTAGAGTCTTAGCACGGTGACGAAGATTGAAGTTGTGCTGTTGCTTTGTGCGATACGCTTCTTCTTTCTGTCTGATCGTCTGGTCCTGTTGAGCTTTCGGATGTAGATTTGATGGAAGGATAGGCAGGGTTGTCTTTAGTTTCCTGCCCATCAATAGTTCGCTTGGGGACAGGCCATTTTGAAGTGGGGATGAGCGATACATCAGAAGGGAGAGGTACGGGTCTGTGTTCTTCTTAAGCAGCCCTTTGATCGTGCGAACTGCTCTCTCGGCTTCCCCATTTGCCTGTGGGTACCGTGGGGAACTAGTAGTGTGGATGAATCCATACGTCTTTGCAAACTGGAGGAATGAGGCCGAGCTGAATTGTGGCCCATTGTCGGACATAATCACATCTGGGATTCCGTGTACTGCAAGGATTTCCTTCAAGGCTTGGATCACAGCAGCTGAGGTTTGGACAGATGGGAGAGACTTGATTTCTATCCAGCGTGACTAGTAGCCAACGACGATGAGGTACATTTTCCCTCGATACTCAAACAAATCTGCTCCCAGCCAAATTGTAGCATTGTTGCAACGTTGCAATGTTGCGACAAATCGTGGAAGCAACGTTCGTAAacaatgtccaatattgataCATTGTTGCAATGTTGTATTTACGTAAGCGCAACATTCAGGCAATGTTTCTATGAGAAACGTGCGgcgatgtttagggaacagacaaaacgcgacaaaacgtggaagcaacgttccaaagcaatgtccgaataaaacgatgttgcaacgttgtatatacgtcagcatgtaacatgacgaaactgcaaccttcatgcaacgttgcgacaaaacgtggaagcaacgttccaaagcaatgtccgaataaaacgctgttgcaacgttgtatatacgtcagcatgtaacatgacgaaagcgcaaccttctagcaacattgcggccaaaccttctggcaatgtttcaacacgtcaccatttaacgttttcacaacaatgtatgaacgtttctagtaacatgacgaaaccacaaccttcaggcaacgtttcGAAGAAACGTGCGGGagatgtttagggaacagacaattgtaacgttgttgcaacgtttggtataagttataatgtaacatgacgaaactgcaaccttcatccaacgttgcgacaaaacgtggaagcaatgttccaaagcaatgtacaactaaaacgttgttgcaacgttgtatatacgtcagcatgtaacatgacgaaagcgcAACCTTCCAGCAACATTGCGGCAGAACTTTCTAGCAATGTTGCGatacaacgtcaccatttaacgttgtTGCAACATTATGTGAACGTTACTaggtaacatgacgaaaccgcAACCTGCAGGCAACGTTGCAGTAAGGTCGTGTGTTAGCTGGGAACAACCCAGGGAATTCTGCTCTGAAGTCCGGCGTCGAAATCTGCTTTACTTCATTCACTCTCTTGATGAGGCCAAGATTGAAACATGCTCGTTTACTGAGGAGTGAACATCTCTGATTTTGAATGACGTAGAGGCGCTCAGTGATTTTCCTTTCGGAGAATTGCAGTGTAGCAGTCAGCATTCTTGTCACTGGTAAAGGAGTGCCTCCCGGACCACGAAGTAACTGAGTTGTTTCCTGGAGTTGCACATTTGCAAGCCATGGTTCTGTATCGCTGATGACGGAGACAGTTGCACCAGTGTCAAGTTTAAAGCAGGTGCGATTTCCATCGACTGTAATGAAAGCACTCCAGTAGTCGCTGTTACTTGTGACTTCACCAAGGAATGGTAAATCATCGTCGAAAGAATCTTCATGTACCTTTGTGGTGTTGCGTTTGGATGCATTTCCACTTACGCACACTGGCTTGAAATGTCCTGGTTTTGATCAGGTGTCACATACAGCATATTTCGCTGGGCAGTCACGACGGGGATGGCTTGTTCTTCCACACCATTTACAGCTACGTGGCTTTGAATCATGTTCGTGGGTGTACTGTTTGGTGCGAGGCTGTCCCTTAGGTTTCGCAACATGATCAATGCTAGAAGATCACCACGTACTATGTCACGACTATCCTTTCTAGTTTCTGACTGGCGGCATATCTCGACTGCTTTGGTCAGATTGAGATCGGCTTTGATTTGAAGAGAGTCAGACAGTTTATCATCTAGTACTCCCACAACGATTCTATCTCTGATGAGACTTTCTTTAAGATCACCATATTGACAATTGTCAGCCAGTCTAAACAAATGTTGGATAAATATGTCGATTGATTCATTTGGCAGCTGTTTACGTCGATTAAATCGAGCCCTCTCGACGATTACGTTGCGTCTGCTTTCATAATGCTTATCGAGAGCTGCCTTAATTAACTTCAACATATGTGGCCGTTTCCTCTTTGATACCGAGTGCAACAATGATATCGTCGGCACATTCCCCCATAGAATACAACAGAGTGCTCACCTGTTCCCGGTCGCCTTTGATGTTGAGGCCGGAGGCGATTCTGTAGCGCTCGAATCGATTGACCCATTTTTGCCAAAGTTCACTCTGGTGTGGTCCGTTTCCACCTTCAAACTTGTCTGGCAAGGATAAATGGGTTCGTGGGGCGTTTTCCATGTCAGATGTGGGTCTTAATAACCGCTGCCACCATTATTCGGGAATAACTGGAGAGTATTCGAGACAAGATGTCTGCCTTCATGAGCATGTTTACATGTGCTTTAATATgaacacttgagggcgctataacaataGTGCGGAGGCATTATCCTACAATATGCACACGTACTTGTCCCTGTTATGTTTACTCGCAGTACTACTACATACAGGTGCCATACGGCGCGTGTGGCGTGATCGCTAAATTAgtggaatgtttgtctgacagcggtgtattttaagcaaaagtgaTGTCATAAGTGCTGAGTGCTATTGTATCGCTTGCGACCATTCACAACAGCGAAAGGCCCTTTGCGAGACCACGGCTTCGACTTCGGATTCGGCtaaggctagcttggccccgtggTTGCGCATGCTTTGCATATGCCCCGTGGGGTGTCAGACATGACAGAGCCTGAAGCAGAATCCAATGCCGAAGCCGCGATTTTTAAAAGGGTCTCAATTTACTTTACGGAACACAATCTGATTGTTTTTCACCAGTTACACAGTTTTTCAATCCATTCAGCGTTAACTTTATAATATTGCGCCTGTGCCAAACATGATGCCGTAAGGCATCTTGGGCATCGAAAACAAGAGTAAAAGTTGCGACTCCGAGGCAAgagtgtacagtttttgccgtgcatagatcggaacgttggttgtgtgtgaccgcgcaacaccaatggtcttggaaccaaaaCTATTGAGTAGATGAATAATGTACCTGAACACACATGATTAAGGTTTGTCTGCACGATTTCGTCAAATGCTACAAAAGGGACTTTTTCGGAGACCGTTATTTTTGTACAACGATGGTCATTTTTATAGTCCGAAATTTCTTATttctgaacaattaaaaattcaCCTATGGTTTTTGTCATTACAATTAAGCATTCCTCGTTCACACTGTCACGTTGTTGTATTTTTACATGGCTGGGTTTTCAAgatatgattttttgaaaatgtgccCTCCAAGCTCATTATAATATGCAAAACTGCGACTGTCTTGCATACGCTGCAAATGAAAGAAAGGACTTTTCCGAACGGTGCGCACTGActggatggttctgcgacggtgaAGATTTGTATCAAGTGTACATTCCGCGACAACTTATTACGATGGACTATGAGTTGATCACATGCCCAGGGAGTTCGGTATGCCGACTGCACatgtgccttggatcgggcgagttggtctttaaaaagggtttgttatgaaatggttaaacagctacctgagcggaatgttttcaacagaaatggtatttttacttgtttataatgcacttgttcaccattttaatgtaattttttatatgtgtacacttctgaacttttcgtaattatcgagtaaaaaatcaggcccctacctaaaggttttttgaaaaactaaaaacaattcTGCCGTTTAGAGCGGGCGTCagaggacaatgccgctgacgtcatttgtgggagtttgctttgttatacatccatgctgcaacaaagcggctttatctacttatgacgtttttagagtgattacgtaatggggcttttcgcaaatctcgcagaaaagctctggacaagggcatacaaaatgattgtttttttactcaattgaaacctatttataatcatatgactcgattttcttattcatcgaaaacattttaattgtccagagcttttctgcgagatttgcgaaaagccccgttacgtaatcactctcaaaacgtcataagtagataaagccgctttgttgcagcgtggatgtataacaaagcaaactcacacaaatgacgtcagcggcattgtcctttgacgctcgctctcaacggcagaagtgtttttagtttttcaaaaacccTTTACCCcgaggtaggggcctgattttttactcgataattacgaaaagttcagaagtgtacacatataaaaattacattaaaatggtgaacaagtgcattataaacaagtaaaatcaccatttctgttgaaaacattccgctcaggtagctgtttaaaaagatgtttctgatccacacaaatatgcctcgaaatggGAAGGTTTCCCTTTtaatttgcgaactaacactgtccGCCGTTTGAcgagtcaaaagtttgactccacaaaaaggCGTTCCGTGTTAGTTCATGACTTATTTATAAGTAAAACCAAGCAATTAAGGCATTTTTGtgccaaccatatgcatttaataacaaacggttttcaatcACCATGGGACCATGGACCAACTTAACTGATCCAAGGCTAAGACTCAAactcattactttcccgagttctgtaaacaaaatcactgaCATATTATGGATGGAATTCGGATCCACGACctgtgcaattctagagcagattcTTACcaactactgtacatgtagaccactaagattgcccggtagctagaggctaACAATAAAACTGGCAAGAACCAATGTACAATTTTGCAGGGATATGTATTCCTCTAAAAATCAAGTGGTGATGATCAGCCATGGaccctccaccccccccccccccccacccacagTTTTATGGTTTTTACTTCACCACAAAACTGTGCGGTGTCATTCCGTGACAAAATCCACTAGTATTCTGAAAATGGGAACAGAGACCTCTCAGATTTGGCTGAAATTCAGTTTAAATACCCATGTATGGCAGGGGCGTTATCCCTCTcgaaaggtgggggggggggggacataacatttacggcgtggggtccggggcccgctttagggccccgggATTTTTTTATagcccgtagatgctctctggtgcaatctagtgaatctgaggggtgatgttccccctcacagatgttggaatttaatgcctatttcaagttatgatgcacctattcttgctatcatggttattgtacctaaaaagcaactcaattatagcttcgttatatccatattgtttctgcattctaatgctcagacggcgtttcatccctatcatcaccagacctaagacacaagttttatggggcaaatctgtcagaatggaacagaacatctgtaaaaagTGAGCAAAAGTAGAACCTTTTTAGTTGACggcatcttcaagtgcggatctatgaaccaagttttaggggggGAATCTGTCGAAGAGTGAGCTCACGAATGTGAAACCTtgacggcatgggtccgggcccgcttaagggcccgggaaaattttgcattctagatgctctgtggtgcaatcttaggccaatacgaggcatacagaacggaacaaaacatctgtaaaatgtaagcagcagtagaaccttttgggttgtgtgcggatctatgaaccaagttttaggggggAATCTGTCGAAGAGTGAGCTCACGAATgcgaaacctttacggcatggttCCGGGCCCGTTTAAGGGcctgggaaaattttgcattctagatgctctgtggtgcaatcttaggccaataagaggcatacagaacggaacaaaacatctgtaaaatgtgagcagcagtagaaccttttgggttgacagcaacttcaagtgcggatctatgaaccaagttttagggggaaatactgtcaaagagtgagcacgtacgagtgtgaaacctttacggGTCCGGGCCCGCTGAAGGGCCCGGGACAACTTTGtatttttagatgctctgtggtgcaatctttaggccatttagcggccaaatggcaaacgaaacagaacaatgagctgtgtgaatattgtgttccagtgctccacagttccacagtgcaaaacacgattttcatgataaaggtggtcaaacaaCACGGGGAACATTAATTTTTatactgtgtcccccacccttcgaaaAATGGGATGGGGCGGGGTGGGGGTACACGTaccttccactctttcaagggggaggtgcaaatctgtcaacaatggagcatgcgtgtgagaagcTTTTACCGCTCGGGGTCCGGGCCCGATTAAGGGCCCAGGAAAATTTTGCATTATAGAggctctgtgatgcaatctagggccaatttgaggggggatattgtgtcatcctttgcccacaggattaatgcccatatagggacacagggtttcgtcttacacagtgcaaaacttgggcttcatgataaaggtggtcaaaaaggtggggggtgggggacatttgatattgtgtcccccaccctccaaaaggtgagagggacatgtccccctgccccccccccccccccgattgacGCCCATGATCTATGGGTATAATCATGGAGACGGGAAGAGGAGCTCAAACGAAGGAACTTCAAAagccgaacccgtggtaccgcggtcgtttaacgacatctcgtaatcacccacataccttatacaaacaACTGGCATAtttgagtttgcgcgtgcgcacttggttcttcactcaactatggtgtcgtatgtcgtatggattaAAAAAATTTTTAGACCAGATACAAATAgtgtacacttgtgcccaccaaatcgaaaaacacgaTTGAATACCAATCAACTTCGTGTGCTCATACCcgaattttgaaccaccgctagtgaccggaaagtctcAAAAAATGtaatgccatgatgtttccgtgaaaccacaaacggtaaataaaaacgtgtacatgtacatgtataaatattcacaattcttgtctccaatgattcaacacGAAGGCAACGatgcagagcggcggtaccacgggttctgTATAAAaagagctccttctcttccttcctccatggtttaattaACACATGCAAAAAGTTTTCAACTCCCAAGTTGTTTCGGAATTAAGGTTCCCCAAAAGGGGTGTGGCAACCCCCTTCAAGTGCGCACGATATGTGCCATTgattatttgtactttttgtaactaATTTTAAAACGCCTTTAAAATAACATAGCTGTAACTTGGTACCCAAGGTGACTTTCACCAAGATAACTTAATGGAATgtgaatgtttgaaaacaaaatcttagcAGCACCTATGCATATCTTATTTGATGTGTTTTTGAATAGAGTGTTACATTCTGTAAGCAAGTTGTTTCTCCTACTGCAAAGAATAAAAACCTCCCTCAGTTGTTAAACTTGATTTCAAAAGTTTCACCACTAATCCTGGATTAAAATGGATGTTTCTGCCGACTAGATATGGTTACCTTGTAGTGACACAGGTTCCTCACATGACAAAGGATTGGCTCAGtttcaattgttaaagacactagacactgttgtaaattgtcaaagaccagtattttcacttggtgtatttcaacatactatgcataaaataacaaacctgtgaaaatttgagctcaattggttgtctaagttgcgagaaaataatgcaagaaaaaacgcccttgtagcgcaagttgtgtgctttcagatccttgatttagactagagacctcaaaattcaattctgaggtctcaaaatcaagttagtgagaaattacttc
This sequence is a window from Asterias rubens chromosome 19, eAstRub1.3, whole genome shotgun sequence. Protein-coding genes within it:
- the LOC117303321 gene encoding uncharacterized protein LOC117303321, whose product is MSDNGPQFSSASFLQFAKTYGFIHTTSSPRYPQANGEAERAVRTIKGLLKKNTDPYLSLLMYRSSPLQNGLSPSELLMGRKLKTTLPILPSNLHPKAQQDQTIRQKEEAYRTKQQHNFNLRHRAKTLTTLHPGDSVWIRDQNRQETILAKSSQPRSYIVETNLGAVRRNRSALVTTPDHTPQPPDPDALLSPPSDVTTQTVLPTPMQQFPPSTSPEKQSPSFSPPPSTPLGDDNPIRTFSEAA